ACAAGACTTTGCACGCCGTCGCGTTTGGCGCCGGGCGCTTCATCGCGGTGGGTGACCAGAGCAACGGCAACAACGGTTGGACCTCAGTCGACGGCGCGGGCTGGACGCCCATCAGCTGGCCCGTTGCTCCGGAGGGCGGCTATGATGCAACGTGGTTTCGGGATGTTCATTTCGAGAACGGGTGGTTCCTGGCGAGTCGTGGACGCGACCTACTGTTGTCGCAAGATGGGCTGAACTGGACGGTTCAGCCGCGCGCCTTCGGCCCGGAGGCGGAAAACGGTTGTCACTTTGCGTATGGGAACGGGCAGTTCTTGGCCATTTCGACGGGGGCCGTTTATACTTCGGAGTCGGATGGGACCGGCAGGAAGCTTGTGCTGCCAGTGCCCTCGCTGGCGCAGATAGGCTCAGGTGGCTCGGTTACTCTATCGATGGAAGCCACGGGAGCCGGTTTGGTGTATCAATGGTATCGCGGATCGAGCGGTGATTTTAGTGACCCCATTGAAGGTGCGAACGGTGCGAGCCTCACCTTGGATAGCGTCGAAGCGAACTCCCGGTTCTGGGTGCAGGTAGCCAATGACCGTGACCGAGCAAACAGCTGGACGTATGCTGTAGATGTGCTGGTTCCTCCGGAGGTGGGTGACCCCGGCCCGATGCGCGAGGTGGTGGCTGGCAACCGGGTCGTGATGACGGCCAGTTTGGTGGGGGAGCCGCTGCCTACGGTGCAATGGTATGCGGGAGATCCAGGTGATTTGTCCGTTCCACTGCAGGGCGAAACACGGGCATCTCTGTCGCTGGTAGCCGGTGAGGAAATGGGCCGTTACTGGCTGCGAGCCAGCAATGAGGTAGGGGCGTTTGACAGTGGCGCGTTTCAATTTGTGCCGTGGGTGCAAAGTAATCGGGCACCAAACTTGACCGGCGTGCGGGAGGACGCGGGAACCTTGCTGGGGGTGCTAGGCGAGTCGGTTTTTTCATCCGAAGACGGGGTGCGGTGGCAACCGCGCGCGAACATCTTCAATTCCTACCTGAAGGATATCATCAAGTTCAACGAGAGCTACGTCGCCGTCGGAGATCGTGGGTTCTTCGTTTCGGACGACTTGGCCACTTGGACCCATGTCAACCTCCCCGCCGAATCGTGGCAGTATCACGGGGCTAACGCGCTGGCGGTGGGGGCGGACCGGGTGGTTGCGGCAAGGGGCCGAACCATAGAGTCGTCTCTGGACGGAGTTGCTTGGACGACCTCAACCCTTCCGGAGGGAGTCGTGTTGACCGACGTCGAGTATGCCTTTTCAGGGTTTTATGCGGTCGGTCACGCCAGTGTCGCCGGCGATCCGACGCGGGCGGAAATCGGAGCCTTGTTCACTTCCCCGGATGGCGTGACGTGGTCACGTGTGGGACAGGATGCGATGCCGGAGGAGGTGGGGAATGCTCACACCAAACTTGATCGAATCGAGTATTTGGATGGCCGCTTGGTGGCGCTGAGCGAGCGTGGTTACCGGGTTCTCGTGTCCACTGACGGGCTAAATTGGGTTTCGAGCGACATTGGTCGTTTTGTGGCAGGAGGAGTGGGTGGAATGTCGAGTTTGAACGGTCAAATCCTCATCAGTTGCGGCAGCGGTGTTCTGGTGTCCGAAGACGGCGAAGCGTGGGATCTGGTCGACGGTCCTTTCGCATCAACAGCCAGCCATTTGGTTCATTACGGAGACCGCATCATTGCGTTTGGCTCGGATGGTCTGAGGTCGGTATCGAACGATGGGCGCAGCTGGAGACTGTTAAGCGGACAGCAAGTCTTGATCTCTCAAAGTGCGTATGGAGGTGGGCGCTTTTTGGGATTTGGCATCAGCGAGACCTATGAGGCGAACGATGACCGCTTTTGGCGGCCCCATGCTTCAGATATTTCGAATGAGGGGTTCGGTCTGGTCTACTCCGGCGGGTCCTTTGCGGTTAGTCATGACTCCTCCGGTCGGTCGTTGTGGATGAAATCATCCGTGGACGATCGGTGGCAGTATCTGCATGCGATGCCCGGCGATCCGGCGGGCAAATACTTGGGGGCCGACGAAGATAATCTGTTCACGCTGCCGACCGGAGCTACCGAGCTCGCGCACGCGGACGGAGTCTATGTGGCGGTTGGTCAGGGAATTTGGACGACATCCGACGTTGGCTCATGGCAACTGGTAGATGATTTGGACGGAGGTCGTCTCGATGGCATCGCCTATGGGCACGGCTTGTTTGTCGCCGGTGGATCGCCGCTACTCACCTCTCCGGATGGCATCACCTGGACGGAGCGGGAAGTTCCGGAACTAAGCGGTAGGGTTCGGGGCATTGTTTTCCTTGGTGGCCGCTTTTTTATGGCGAGTGCTAATTCGGGTCTGCTCGTTTCCGATGACGGGATCGATTGGATGCCGACCGAAGATGCTCCCTCGTCAGGCGAAATGGTGTCGGCGAACGGTCAAATACACGTGGCTCCCACTTGGACGCGAGCGCACGACGGGATTGCCACTCGAATTTCGGCGATCTCGGAATCGATGTTTCTGCCTGCCGGAACGACGTTCGATTTGCAGGTCGAGGCCTTGGGTCGAAACCTGCAGTATCAGTGGTATCGCGGTAGAACCGGCGATTTGTCCGCCCCGCTTTCTGGTGCGAACGAATCGTCATTGTCGGTCACCGTGGACGAGGAGGTGTCGTATTGGGTAAGGGTCGTAGGCACCTTTGGAACGGTCGACAGCGCGACCGTAGACCTTGCGCTGGAAGGCCCTCCGTCCATTTCGTTGCAACCGTTCCCAGTCAGCAATTACGCGTCGACCGGAGGGGGATACCTCGAAGTAAGCGCGAAGGGGCAAGGCCCCTTGGCGTTTCAATGGTATGAAGGCCTGGCGGGCGATGAGCGTTTTCCGATTCCCGGTCAGCGCTCCAGCCGCCTCTTCGTCGCTACAGGCGAATTCACGCGGCGATACTGGGTGAAGGTGAGCAACGCGTTCGGTTCAACCGCGAGCGCCAGCGTTCCGGTGGAGGCGTGGGCTGAAAGTGACTACGATATAGAGGGATACACTTTCAATGGTCGTGCCATCGCTTTCGGCAATGGCCGATTTGTGGTGAGTGGCGACCTGTTCAACCATGCTCCGCCGTATGAGGTGAGTCGAAGCCTCCGGATTTCCAGCGACGGAATGGGGTGGGAAACGATCGAAAGTCCCGCAAGGTTTAGCGCAATGGCGGGGAGCGCCGACGGATTCGTGGCGGTAGCTGGCACCTCAGTATGGTCTTCGGTGGATGGTCGAGTCTGGCAGGAGCATCCCATTGCATCCGAGAGCACGACTCTGACGGCGGTGCATTCTCTCGGCGGACGAATTATCGCCTACAATCCTGCGCAAGCCGCGCTCACGTTTTCGAGCGACGGAGAGACGTGGCGGCAGCAGTCGGTCTGGGACGGGAATGTGGTGGGCATCGCGTTCGGGAACGACCGTTATGTTATCGGTTCAGAAGACGGACGGATTGGATTATCGACGGACCTGCAAGGCTGGGAGATCACGACCTTGCAACCGACCTTGCTCGAAGGAGAAGTCATGCTCTCGCTCGCGTTTTCCGACGGGGTTTTCCTCACAATGACATCGGCCGGTCGCCTGTTTGTTTCCGAAGATAGCATGGCTTGGACCGAACGCATCGCGGAACGACCGGATGGACGGTTGGGATTCCGGGAGGGATTTAAGATCATCCTAAGCGGCGGGCAGCTTTCCGCGGTAGGTGCTGGTCGCTGGAGTTCTCTCGACGGACTGCAATGGTTCGAACGACCCTTTCCCACCGGCTTCCTGGCTACCGGAAACGGTGTCAGCGTCGCGCTGCTCGGGTCCAAGGCGCGGGTGCTCCAGCGGGAAGTCGTGTCATCACCGATCTTCGAAAACGTGACGGGGGCCCAAAGCGTTCAACCGGGATCATCTCTGACCTTGGAGGTCGAGTTGGCCAACCCCGCAGGATCGACGCTCCAATGGCGACGCAACGGAGTGGCGATCGACGGCGAGAACGAAGCCATGTTGCACTTGTCGAATGTTACGATTCGGGACGCTGGAGTCTATGATGTGGTGGCACGCAATCATCTCGGAACGGCCACCAGCTCGCCTGTGGCCGTGGTGGTGGCCAACGGGGACCTCGACCTCTCCGGTCTCCATGAAACTGCGCAGGGGTATCGGCGCGGTGAAACGATCACGGTGTCGAATACGGTGTCCTACGCGGGAGAACTCGATTCGTTGAGCTATTTGGTATTGTTGCCCGACCGATGGAGTTTCGCCGGCGACGACATTTCCGACCCAGTCGTCCGGCCCGAGGAGAACGCTGAATCGGTCGCGGAATGGACGTGGAGCGTGGTGCCGTCCTCGCCGTTCGTGTTTTCCTATCAGCTTAATGTGCCTGCGGACCAACTTGGCATGCAGGAGCTGGTGGCCCTGCTGGAAGCCAGCAGCGGAGGTGAGGTAGCTCAGGCCCTTGTTGATCCGGATCCTCTTGAACTCGGCATGGCTCCCCACAGTGCCGATTTCGATGGGAATCACCGGATCGATCTGTCGGAGCTGCTTCGTGTCATCGAGCTCTATAATTCCCGGACCGGCACCACCCGAACTGGAAAGTATGCGCTGCGGCCTGAATCCGTTGATGGTTTTGGTCCCGATGATTCGGCCGACGACTTGGCAGCGCCGGCGAGATACCATTCCGCCGATGTCGATCGCGACCGTCGTTTGAGCCTTTCAGAGTTGTTGCGCGTGATCGAACTCTACAACCAACGGGAGGGAACCACTCGCACGGGCGCATATCGACCGGCTTCGGGGGCGACGAACGACGGTTTTGAGCCAGGCCCGCGTTAGCCGCCCCTATAGGAACAGACTGGGTCGCAAAGTCGGTATTCGTCTATCCGACCCAGTTGCGGGCGTTTCTAAAGAGTTTCATCCACGGGGAATCTTCGCCCCATTCCTTGGGCGACCAGCTCATGCAGCGGCTGCGGAAGACACGCTCGGGGTGGGGCATCATGATGGTGACGCGGCCGGTGGTGGTGGTGAGCGCGGTCATGCCGAGGGGGCTGCCGTTGGGGTTGAGCGGATACTTTTCCGTCGGCGTGTGGTGGTTGTCGCAGAAGCGAGCGGCGACTTGACCGCTGGCACTGAACGCTTCGGCGGCGGTGCGGTCTGCGAACTCGGCGTAACCTTCGCCGTGGGCGACGGCGATCGGCAGCACGCTGCCAGCCATGTCTTTAAACAGGATGGACGGAGACTCCTCGATCTTGAGGGAGACGTAGCGGCCTTCGTAGCGCTCGCTTTGATTCTGCACGAAGTGCGGCCAGGCCTCGGCGCCGGGGATGATCGACTTGAGGTTGCTGAGCATCTGGCAGCCGTTGCAGACGCCGAGGGCAAAGGTGTCCTCGCGGGCGAAGAAGGCTTCAAACTCGGCGCGGGCGCGCGGGTTAAAGAGGATGCTCTTGGCCCAGCCTTCGCCGGCGCCCAGCACGTCGCCGTAGGAGAAACCACCGCAGGCGGCGAGACCACGGAAGTCGGCGAGCGAGACGCGACCTTCGAGGATGTCGGTCATATGCACATCGACGGCGCGGAAACCAGCGCGGTCGAAGGCGGCAGCCATCTCGACTTCGCCGTTCACGCCCTGTTCGCGCAATATCGCCATCGGGGGGCGCTGATCCGTTGGGATTTGGGATTTAGGATTTGGGATTTCCGAAAGTGAGAACGTCACTTTCGGCGAGATGCCGGGGTCGGTGGCGTCGAGTTTGTGTTTGTATTCTTGCTCGGCGCAGGCGGGGTTGTCGCGGAGGGCCGCGATGCGACGGGTGACGTCGGACCAGATGGCGCGCAGGTCGCTGAGGTTTTCCTCGAGCAGGGTCTGGTCGCCGGCGGTGACGCGGAAGGTGTAGTCGGTATTGAGTTTGCCGATACGGTGGGTGCAGTCGGCCAGGCCGGCGGTTGCGAGGGCGGCTTCGACGGCGGCCAGGTCGGTGTCGGCGACTTGGATGACGGCGCCGAGTTCTTCGTTGAAGAGGGCTGCGAAGGGGATGTCGGGCGTAAAGCCCGACCCACATAGAGGTGCAAGGTCGAGGTCGACGCCGACGTGGCCGGCGAAGGCCATTTCGACGGCGGTGGCGAGCAGGCCACCGTCGGAGCGGTCGTGGTAGGCGAGCAGTTTGCCGTCGGCGCCGAGTTGCTGGATGACGTTCCAGAAAGCTTTGAGGTCGGCGGCGGAATCGACGTCGGGGGTGGCTTCGCCCATCTGTGAAACGACTTGGGCGAGGATGGAGCCGCCGAGGCGGTTTTGACCGCGACCGAGGTCGATGAGGAGGAGGGTCGAGTCGGCGTTCTGCGCGAGCTGCGGAGTGAGGGATTTACGAATGTCGGTGACCGGGGCGAAGGCGGAGACGATGAGCGAGACGGGGGCGGTCATGCGCTTGGTCTCGTCGCCGTCGGACCAGACGGTGCTCATGGACATGGAGTCCTTGCCGACCGGGATGGTGATGCCGAGCTCGGGGCAGAGTTCCATGCCGACGGCTTGGACGGCGGCGTAGAGGTCGGCGGCGTCGCCGGGCACGGCCGGGGCGGCCATCCAATTGGCGGAGAGGTTGACCTTGCCGATAGGGCCGATCTGAGCGGCGGCGAGATTGGTGAGGGCTTCACCGACCGCGAGGCGGGCAGAGGCGGCGGCGGCGTTGACCGCGACGGGCGTGCGTTCACCCATGGCCATGGCTTCGCCGGTGTTGACGTCGAAGGTGGTGGCAGTGACGGCGCAGTCGGCGACGGGGACCTGCCAGGGGCCGACCATTTGATCACGGCAGATGAGGCCGGTCACGGTGCGGTCGCCGATGGAAATGAGGAAGGTCTTGTCGGCCACGGTCGGGTGCACGAGGACGCGACGAACCGCCTCCTTGAGATCGATGTCGAGGGACAGAGGCAGCAGAGGGCGTTGCAGGCGGGTTTCGCTGCGGTGCATGCGGGGCGGTTTGCCGAGCAGGACCTCGAGTGGCATGTCGATGGGGGTATTGCCGAAGTGCGGGTCGGTGAGGACGAGGCGCTTTTCTTCGGTGGCTTCACCGACGACGGCGTAGGGGGCGCGCTCGCGGGCGCAGATGGCGGCAAAGGTGTCGAGGCGGTCGGCGGGGACGGCCATGACGTAGCGCTCCTGGGACTCGTTGCACCAGATCTCGAGCGGGGACATGCCCGGCTCGTCGTTGGGGAGCTTGCGCAGGTCGAAGCGACCACCGCGGCCGCCGTCGTTGATGAGTTCGGGCAGGGCGTTGGAGACACCACCGGCGCCGACGTCGTGGATGAAGGAAATGGGGTTGGCGTCGTCCATTGCCCAACAGGCGTCGATGACCTCCTGGCAGCGGCGTTCCATTTCGGGGTTCTCGCGTTGGACGGAGGCGAAATCGAGGTCCTCACTGCCGGTGCCGCTGGCCATGGAGGAGGCGGCACCACCGCCGAGGCCGATGAGCATGCAGGGGCCGCCGAGCACGATGAGTTTGTCGCCCGGGTTGATGGCGCCCTTCTCGACGTGGCCGGCTTTGATGTTGCCGAGGCCGCCGGCGAGCATGATCGGCTTGTGGTAGCCGCGCAGCTCCGCTGCGGGGGGCGGTAGGCTGTCAGCTTTCAGCGATAAGCTCTCTTCTGACTGAGGCTGATCGCTGAGGGCTGACTGCTGATCGCTCTTCGAAGCGGCGGGCACGGCGGCTTCGAAAGTGCGGAAGTAGCCGTTGATGGCGGGGCGGCCGAATTCGTTGTTGAAGGCGGCGCCGCCGAGGGGGCCTTCGATCATGATGTCGAGGGCGGAGACGATGCGGCTGGGTTTGCCGAAGTCGGTTTCCCAGGGCTGCTCGGCACCGGGCAGGCGGAGGTTGGACACGGTGAAGCCGGTGAGGCCGGCTTTGGGTTTGGAGCCGCGGCCGGTGGCGCCCTCGTCGCGGATCTCGCCGCCGGAGCCGGTGGCGGCGCCGGGGAAGGGGGAGATGGCGGTGGGGTGGTTGTGGGTCTCAACCTTGCAGAGGAGGTGGATGTCCTCGTCGTGGGCGGCGTAGTCGTGGGTGGCCGGATCGGCGTAGAAGCGGCCGCCGCGGGAGCCGACGAGCACGGCGGCGTTGTCCTTGTAGGCGGAGAGGATGCCTTCGCTGTGCAACTGGTGGGTGTTGCGGATCATGGCGAAGAGCGACTTGGCCTGCGCCTCGCCATCGATGTCCCAAGAGGCGTTGAAGATCTTGTGGCGGCAGTGCTCGGAGTTGGCCTGGGCGAACATCATGAGCTCGATGTCGTTGGGGTCGCGGCCGAGTTTGCGGAAGGCTTGGGCGAGGTATTCGATCTCGTCGTCGGCGAGGGCGAGTCCGAGTTCGGTGTTGGCGCGCACGAGAGCGGCGCGGCCCTCGGCGAGGACCGGCACGCTGGTGAGGGGCTTGGGCGATTCGTGGCGGAAGAGGGCGTCGCAGTCCTCCACGCGGTTGAACACCGCCTGGGTCATGCGGTCGTGCAGGGCGCCGCGGAGGGCACTGAGCTGGCAGGCGGAGAGGTTCGAGAGCGGCTTCGGCAGGGCGGCGTTGTCGAAGGCGATGGTGTAGGCGATGACGCGCTCGATGCGTTTGACGGCGGTGAGGCCGCAAATGTGAGCGATGTCGGTGGCCTTGGACGACCAGGGGGAAATTGTGCCGGGGCGCGGGGCGACCACCTGGGTGAGGCCGTCGAGGCGGGCGGGGGCGCGCTTGGGGCCGTAGGTGAGGAGTTTTTCGAGCACGCCCTGCTGGTCGGGCGAGAGTTCTCCTTCGGCTTCAACCACATGCACAAAATCGGCCGTGATGGCGCGAGCCGGGATGCCGACGGCCGTCAGGCCATCGAGGAGTTTTTGAAGCCGAAAGGGCGAGAGAGCAGGGGAGCCGCGCAGGATCAACATGGTCAGGAAAGGCGCGACCGTCCCAAACCAGACCGGCCCGGTCAAGCGGGGGGCGAGCCGGGGGGCGATTTCGTGGCATGGCCGGAAAAAGCCGTTGACCGGTCCGGGCATCCTCCCGTGATTGTCCCCTTTTGACGCCCGTGAGAACTTCATCCGCTGAACCGGCCGCCCCCTTCGGCCTCGTCCCAACCCGCGGCGCTGCGCCGCGATCTCACCGCGCCCGCTCCCAATGAGCGACAAGATCACCCACGAGTGCGGTATCGCGATGGTGCGGCTGAAGAAGCCGCTCCAATATTATCAGGAGAAATACGGCACGCCGCTGTGGGGCTTCACCAAGCTCTTCCTCCTGATGGAGAAGCAGCACAACCGTGGCCAGGATGGCGCGGGCGTGGCTTGCGTGAAATTTGATGTGCCGGCGGGCGACCCGTTCATGTTCCGCGAGCGCTGCGTGAAGGCCAATCCGCTGGACCGCATCTTCAAGCGCCTGCTGGGCGACTACAACAAGCTGGTCTCGCACGGCGACGCTCACCCGGAGTTCGCCAAGACGGTGAAGGAGCAGTTCGACTTCGGTGGTGAGCTCCTCCTCGGCCATTTGCGCTACGGCACCAGCGGCGGCTACAGCCAGAGTTCCTGTCACCCGTTTTTCCGCCGCAGTCCGTGGCCGACGCGCAATCTGGCGCTGTGCGGCAATTTTAACCTCACCAATACGGATGAGCTGAATCGCAACCTGATCGCGATGGGGCAGCACCCGATCTTCGCCACCGACACGCAGGCGCTGTTGGAGAAGGTGGGATTCTACCTCGATGAGGAGCACGACGATCTCTACCGCCAGTTGCGTGAGCAGAAGATGCCGGGCAAAGAGATTTCGGCGCAGATCTGCCGCGACCTCGACGTGCACCGCGTGATTCAGCGCGCCGGCGAGAAGTGGGACGGCGGTTACGTGCTGGCCGGCGCGGTCGGCAACGGCGACGCCTTCATCGTGCGCGACCCGTCGGGCATCCGCCCGTGTTTCTATTTTGAGAACGACGAAGTCATCGCGGTCGCTTCCGAGCGCGCGCCGCTCATGACGGTCTTTGATCTCGAACTCGCCGATGTGGAAGAGATGCCGCCCGCCAGCGTGATGGTGATCAAGAAGGACGGCACCCGCACCATCAAAGCCTTCCGCGAGGAGCTGCCGCGCACGTCCTGCTCGTTCGAGCGGATCTATTTCTCGCGCGGCAACGACATCGATATCTACCGCGAGCGAAAGACGCTGGGCGCCAAATTGGCGGATCAGGTGCTGGCTTCCGTCGACCACGACTGGGGCAACACGGTGTTCAGCTTCATTCCCAACACCGCCGAAGTCGCCTACTACGGTCTGGTCTCGGCGCTGCGCGAACGTCGTCGCACGGAGGTGAAGGATGAAATCCTGCGCCGCTCGCAGGACGGCACGCTCACGCCGGAGAAGCTCGACGATCTCATCCTGCGCAATTGGCCGCGCAGCGAGAAGGTGGTGAGCAAGGACATCAAGCTGCGCACCTTCATCGGCCAGGAAGGCATGCGCAACCACCTCGCCAGCCACGTTTACGACATCACCTACGGCTCGGTCGATCCCGGGAAGGACAACCTCGTGTGCGTCGACGATTCGATCGTGCGCGGCACCACCTTGCGCAAATCCATCCTGCGCATCCTCACCCGCCTCAACCCGAAGAAGATCGTGATCGTGTCGACGGCGCCGCAGATCCGTTACCCGGATTGTTACGGCATCGACATGTCGGAGATCGGCAAATTCATCGCCTTCGAAGCGGCGGTCGAGTTGCTCAAGGAAAACGGCAAGGAAGAGCTGCTGGGCGAAGTGTATCGCCACTGCCGCCGGGCGGTGGAGACCGAGGAAGCGGTCAACCACGTCAAAAAGATCTACGAGCCCTTCACGCCGGAGGAGATCTCGGCGCGCATCGCCCGCATCGTGTATCCGCAAAACGTCGATTGGGCGGGCGACGTCGAAGTGATTTTCCAGAGCGTCGAGAACCTGCACTCCGCGGTGCCGAATCACTCGGGCGACTGGTTCTTCACCGGCGACTTCCCCACCGCGGGCGGCTTCCGCGTGGTGAATCAGGCCTACATCAACTTCTTCGAAAACTCCGACCGCCGCAGTTATTGAACGTTTTGGTTTTAAACCACGGATGGACACGGATGCGCTCCGCTACCGCTTCGCGAATTTTGTTTCTTAATTAACTTATCCAACCCCGGCTTGGTCGGCGGAACGTTAGTGAAGCCTATCCGTGTCCATCCGTGGTTTAGAAATATTTCCCATGAGCCTTTCCTACGAATCTTCCGGTGTCCGTTATGACGAACTCGATGCCTTCAAGCGGGCCTGTCAAAAGGCGGCGCGGGGCACGGCCGATCTGCTCGACGGTCATGGCTACCGTGAGCCGGCGGAGACGCGCGGCGAGAGCTGCTATCTGATGGAGGCCGACGACCACTTCCTCGCGCACGTCGAGGAGGGACTGGGCACCAAGAATCTGGTGGCTGACGCGGTCTACAAGCAGTCGGGCAAGTGTTTCTACCGCGAGGTGGCGATCGATACGGTCGCGACGATCGTCAACGATCTGATCACCTGCGGCGCGCTGCCGACTTCGCTGGCGATGCACGCGGCGGTGGGCGACTCGGGCTGGTTTGGTGACGCGCAACGCACGCAGGCGCTGGTCGACGGCTGGGCCGAGGCCTGCCGCATGTCGGGCGCGGTGTGGGGCGGCGGCGAAACGCCGACGCTCAAAGGTATCATCGAACCGGATACAATTTGCCTCGCGGGCTCGGCCGTGGGCCGACTTGCGCCTAAGTCTCTGCGCATCATGGGCGATGCCAAGGACGGCGACG
This portion of the Actomonas aquatica genome encodes:
- a CDS encoding amidophosphoribosyltransferase, producing the protein MSDKITHECGIAMVRLKKPLQYYQEKYGTPLWGFTKLFLLMEKQHNRGQDGAGVACVKFDVPAGDPFMFRERCVKANPLDRIFKRLLGDYNKLVSHGDAHPEFAKTVKEQFDFGGELLLGHLRYGTSGGYSQSSCHPFFRRSPWPTRNLALCGNFNLTNTDELNRNLIAMGQHPIFATDTQALLEKVGFYLDEEHDDLYRQLREQKMPGKEISAQICRDLDVHRVIQRAGEKWDGGYVLAGAVGNGDAFIVRDPSGIRPCFYFENDEVIAVASERAPLMTVFDLELADVEEMPPASVMVIKKDGTRTIKAFREELPRTSCSFERIYFSRGNDIDIYRERKTLGAKLADQVLASVDHDWGNTVFSFIPNTAEVAYYGLVSALRERRRTEVKDEILRRSQDGTLTPEKLDDLILRNWPRSEKVVSKDIKLRTFIGQEGMRNHLASHVYDITYGSVDPGKDNLVCVDDSIVRGTTLRKSILRILTRLNPKKIVIVSTAPQIRYPDCYGIDMSEIGKFIAFEAAVELLKENGKEELLGEVYRHCRRAVETEEAVNHVKKIYEPFTPEEISARIARIVYPQNVDWAGDVEVIFQSVENLHSAVPNHSGDWFFTGDFPTAGGFRVVNQAYINFFENSDRRSY
- the purL gene encoding phosphoribosylformylglycinamidine synthase, encoding MLILRGSPALSPFRLQKLLDGLTAVGIPARAITADFVHVVEAEGELSPDQQGVLEKLLTYGPKRAPARLDGLTQVVAPRPGTISPWSSKATDIAHICGLTAVKRIERVIAYTIAFDNAALPKPLSNLSACQLSALRGALHDRMTQAVFNRVEDCDALFRHESPKPLTSVPVLAEGRAALVRANTELGLALADDEIEYLAQAFRKLGRDPNDIELMMFAQANSEHCRHKIFNASWDIDGEAQAKSLFAMIRNTHQLHSEGILSAYKDNAAVLVGSRGGRFYADPATHDYAAHDEDIHLLCKVETHNHPTAISPFPGAATGSGGEIRDEGATGRGSKPKAGLTGFTVSNLRLPGAEQPWETDFGKPSRIVSALDIMIEGPLGGAAFNNEFGRPAINGYFRTFEAAVPAASKSDQQSALSDQPQSEESLSLKADSLPPPAAELRGYHKPIMLAGGLGNIKAGHVEKGAINPGDKLIVLGGPCMLIGLGGGAASSMASGTGSEDLDFASVQRENPEMERRCQEVIDACWAMDDANPISFIHDVGAGGVSNALPELINDGGRGGRFDLRKLPNDEPGMSPLEIWCNESQERYVMAVPADRLDTFAAICARERAPYAVVGEATEEKRLVLTDPHFGNTPIDMPLEVLLGKPPRMHRSETRLQRPLLPLSLDIDLKEAVRRVLVHPTVADKTFLISIGDRTVTGLICRDQMVGPWQVPVADCAVTATTFDVNTGEAMAMGERTPVAVNAAAASARLAVGEALTNLAAAQIGPIGKVNLSANWMAAPAVPGDAADLYAAVQAVGMELCPELGITIPVGKDSMSMSTVWSDGDETKRMTAPVSLIVSAFAPVTDIRKSLTPQLAQNADSTLLLIDLGRGQNRLGGSILAQVVSQMGEATPDVDSAADLKAFWNVIQQLGADGKLLAYHDRSDGGLLATAVEMAFAGHVGVDLDLAPLCGSGFTPDIPFAALFNEELGAVIQVADTDLAAVEAALATAGLADCTHRIGKLNTDYTFRVTAGDQTLLEENLSDLRAIWSDVTRRIAALRDNPACAEQEYKHKLDATDPGISPKVTFSLSEIPNPKSQIPTDQRPPMAILREQGVNGEVEMAAAFDRAGFRAVDVHMTDILEGRVSLADFRGLAACGGFSYGDVLGAGEGWAKSILFNPRARAEFEAFFAREDTFALGVCNGCQMLSNLKSIIPGAEAWPHFVQNQSERYEGRYVSLKIEESPSILFKDMAGSVLPIAVAHGEGYAEFADRTAAEAFSASGQVAARFCDNHHTPTEKYPLNPNGSPLGMTALTTTTGRVTIMMPHPERVFRSRCMSWSPKEWGEDSPWMKLFRNARNWVG
- a CDS encoding immunoglobulin domain-containing protein — its product is MVLFLIVAFGPLRAVAEPQGWSRVDPVLPGDTPKVVTGPDGMFWALGSSGALSQSVDGLSWNRVETGTAGALQGMAWGNDVAILAGNEGLILRSEDGRNWTTVREPDEGSYRRLVGLVFGDGRFLAMMQDGLVLESVDGSNWTERSILTVEEPLSLRQLIHAAGRYVAVGSKGISKADILFSSDGLVWERLEDTIEAYGGNGYTSLRSVTYGNGLFVAGGVGPVFTSSNGRDWVPSDGPLSNALAFHRGRFYAGFEGAQRFENDPSTGWGFSKDFTTFAVSIDGLNWEMINIPFQLSVSGMVSNDSVLLAVAQGGLACLTPAGEWQQIRGVRRVVRNGIVMTEGARAFLPESTDGEEARYTGLVWTVGLSSAEPIARPVWGGGRFVLGDGGRDAVYWSDDGITWQAGSLPDEATLFDVVHGNGKWVGVGYGTLAESVDGITWTAQRLEGIETLRSVAYGNERFVAVGSRGAVRWSVDGTDWTFVQAPTDKTLHAVAFGAGRFIAVGDQSNGNNGWTSVDGAGWTPISWPVAPEGGYDATWFRDVHFENGWFLASRGRDLLLSQDGLNWTVQPRAFGPEAENGCHFAYGNGQFLAISTGAVYTSESDGTGRKLVLPVPSLAQIGSGGSVTLSMEATGAGLVYQWYRGSSGDFSDPIEGANGASLTLDSVEANSRFWVQVANDRDRANSWTYAVDVLVPPEVGDPGPMREVVAGNRVVMTASLVGEPLPTVQWYAGDPGDLSVPLQGETRASLSLVAGEEMGRYWLRASNEVGAFDSGAFQFVPWVQSNRAPNLTGVREDAGTLLGVLGESVFSSEDGVRWQPRANIFNSYLKDIIKFNESYVAVGDRGFFVSDDLATWTHVNLPAESWQYHGANALAVGADRVVAARGRTIESSLDGVAWTTSTLPEGVVLTDVEYAFSGFYAVGHASVAGDPTRAEIGALFTSPDGVTWSRVGQDAMPEEVGNAHTKLDRIEYLDGRLVALSERGYRVLVSTDGLNWVSSDIGRFVAGGVGGMSSLNGQILISCGSGVLVSEDGEAWDLVDGPFASTASHLVHYGDRIIAFGSDGLRSVSNDGRSWRLLSGQQVLISQSAYGGGRFLGFGISETYEANDDRFWRPHASDISNEGFGLVYSGGSFAVSHDSSGRSLWMKSSVDDRWQYLHAMPGDPAGKYLGADEDNLFTLPTGATELAHADGVYVAVGQGIWTTSDVGSWQLVDDLDGGRLDGIAYGHGLFVAGGSPLLTSPDGITWTEREVPELSGRVRGIVFLGGRFFMASANSGLLVSDDGIDWMPTEDAPSSGEMVSANGQIHVAPTWTRAHDGIATRISAISESMFLPAGTTFDLQVEALGRNLQYQWYRGRTGDLSAPLSGANESSLSVTVDEEVSYWVRVVGTFGTVDSATVDLALEGPPSISLQPFPVSNYASTGGGYLEVSAKGQGPLAFQWYEGLAGDERFPIPGQRSSRLFVATGEFTRRYWVKVSNAFGSTASASVPVEAWAESDYDIEGYTFNGRAIAFGNGRFVVSGDLFNHAPPYEVSRSLRISSDGMGWETIESPARFSAMAGSADGFVAVAGTSVWSSVDGRVWQEHPIASESTTLTAVHSLGGRIIAYNPAQAALTFSSDGETWRQQSVWDGNVVGIAFGNDRYVIGSEDGRIGLSTDLQGWEITTLQPTLLEGEVMLSLAFSDGVFLTMTSAGRLFVSEDSMAWTERIAERPDGRLGFREGFKIILSGGQLSAVGAGRWSSLDGLQWFERPFPTGFLATGNGVSVALLGSKARVLQREVVSSPIFENVTGAQSVQPGSSLTLEVELANPAGSTLQWRRNGVAIDGENEAMLHLSNVTIRDAGVYDVVARNHLGTATSSPVAVVVANGDLDLSGLHETAQGYRRGETITVSNTVSYAGELDSLSYLVLLPDRWSFAGDDISDPVVRPEENAESVAEWTWSVVPSSPFVFSYQLNVPADQLGMQELVALLEASSGGEVAQALVDPDPLELGMAPHSADFDGNHRIDLSELLRVIELYNSRTGTTRTGKYALRPESVDGFGPDDSADDLAAPARYHSADVDRDRRLSLSELLRVIELYNQREGTTRTGAYRPASGATNDGFEPGPR